Proteins encoded in a region of the Quercus lobata isolate SW786 chromosome 8, ValleyOak3.0 Primary Assembly, whole genome shotgun sequence genome:
- the LOC115954984 gene encoding probable L-type lectin-domain containing receptor kinase S.7, whose product MLFNNSTPMSPRRLLVFLASLFLILTTFASANNVNLEFPTFTLRNLTLLGDSYLRGDGVVGLTRQLGVPSSSSGTAIYNKPVTFFDPESNTTASFSTRFSFSITNVNPSSFGDGLAFFLSPDNQTLGSPGGYLGLVNRSQFTKNKFLAIEFDTRLDSLFGDPNDNHVGLDIESLKSIDTADPILQDIDLKSGISITAWIDYKNDKQELNVSLSYSKTKPENPILSVNFDLSDHLKEVMYLGFSASTEGSTELHLIENWRFSTFGFVPARPRSRPHNVSENTVTVMPEIPVSNSSNKHHNKIGFGLGIAGPAFFCVVLAVFGYVTVRKWRGIRTQMSFKAELLAGPREFNYKELNSATKGFHSSRILGHGAFGTVYKAFFTSSATGGTIAAVKRSKHSHEGKTEFLAELSIIAGLRHKNLVQLQGWCVAKSELLLVYDFMPNGSLDKVLYQESGQGTSLHWSHRLNIAVGLASVLTYLHQECEQQVIHRDIKTGNVLLDGGFNPRLGDFGLAKLMDHDKSPVSTLTAGTMGYLAPEYLQYGKATEKTDVFSYGVVILEVACGRRPIEREPDSMKMVNLVDWVWGLHTQGKVIEAADARLNGEFKEEEMRKLLLVGLSCANPDSAARPTMRRVLQILNNEAEPLFVPKIKPTFSFSYGLPLSLEDIVSDGEECESPNSMREIIID is encoded by the coding sequence ATGCTATTCAACAATTCCACACCCATGTCTCCAAGAAGGCTTCTTGTTTTCTTGGCATCACTATTCCTCATTCTCACCACCTTTGCCTCAGCCAACAACGTGAATCTTGAATTCCCCACCTTCACACTCCGAAACCTCACTCTCCTCGGCGACTCCTACCTCCGAGGAGACGGAGTGGTTGGCCTCACCAGGCAGCTTGGCGTCCCGTCTTCGAGCTCCGGCACTGCAATCTACAACAAACCCGTCACTTTCTTTGACCCCGAATCGAATACCACCGCTTCTTTCTCCACAAGATTCTCCTTTTCCATCACCAATGTCAATCCGAGCTCGTTTGGAGACGGATTAGCATTCTTTCTCTCGCCGGATAACCAGACTCTCGGCAGCCCAGGAGGCTATTTGGGTCTTGTGAATAGGTCCCAATTCACCAAAAACAAGTTCTTGGCCATCGAATTTGACACGCGCCTCGACTCGCTCTTTGGTGACCCGAACGATAACCATGTCGGCTTGGATATTGAAAGCCTTAAATCCATTGACACTGCCGATCCAATCTTGCAAGACATTGATCTCAAGAGTGGGATTTCAATCACAGCTTGGATTGATTACAAGAATGATAAGCAAGAGCTCAATGTTTCTTTGAGTTATTCGAAAACTAAGCCCGAAAACCCAATCTTGAGTGTCAATTTCGACCTCTCTGATCATCTAAAAGAGGTTATGTATCTGGGTTTTTCAGCTTCAACCGAGGGGAGCACTGAGCTCCATTTGATCGAGAATTGGAGGTTTTCGACTTTCGGGTTTGTCCCGGCAAGGCCAAGATCAAGGCCTCACAATGTGTCTGAAAACACGGTGACAGTGATGCCAGAAATTCCCGTATCGAATTCTAGCAATAAGCATCACAATAAGATTGGTTTCGGCCTTGGGATTGCTGGTCCGGCCTTTTTCTGCGTGGTTCTTGCAGTTTTTGGTTATGTTACTGTTAGAAAATGGAGAGGCATTAGGACACAGATGAGCTTCAAAGCAGAGTTACTTGCAGGGCCAAGAGAATTTAATTACAAGGAGTTAAACTCAGCAACAAAAGGTTTTCATTCGAGCCGGATTCTTGGCCATGGGGCGTTTGGGACAGTTTATAAGGCCTTTTTCACGTCATCAGCCACGGGGGGAACAATTGCAGCGGTAAAAAGATCGAAGCATTCCCATGAAGGTAAGACTGAATTCTTAGCTGAATTGTCTATTATAGCCGGTTTAAGACacaagaatttggttcagctCCAAGGTTGGTGTGTTGCCAAGAGTGAGTTACTACTTGTTTATGACTTTATGCCTAATGGGAGTCTTGATAAGGTGTTGTATCAAGAATCTGGGCAGGGTACATCGTTACATTGGTCTCATAGGCTTAACATTGCTGTTGGGTTAGCTTCAGTTTTGACATATTTGCATCAAGAATGTGAACAACAAGTCATTCATAGGGACATAAAGACTGGTAATGTATTGCTGGATGGGGGGTTTAATCCAAGGCTTGGTGATTTTGGATTGGCAAAACTTATGGATCATGATAAGAGCCCTGTGTCAACACTTACTGCTGGAACAATGGGATACCTTGCACCTGAGTATCTTCAGTATGGGAAAGCAACTGAGAAGACTGATGTTTTCAGCTATGGTGTGGTTATACTTGAAGTGGCTTGTGGGAGAAGGCCAATTGAGAGAGAACCAGATAGTATGAAGATGGTGAATTTGGTTGATTGGGTTTGGGGATTGCATACTCAAGGAAAGGTCATTGAAGCAGCTGATGCAAGGTTGAATGGGGAGTTTAAGGAGGAAGAGATGAGGAAGCTGTTACTGGTAGGATTAAGCTGTGCAAACCCAGATAGCGCGGCTAGGCCAACCATGAGGAGAGTGCTCCAAATCCTTAATAACGAGGCGGAGCCACTCTTCGTGCCAAAGATTAAGCCTACTTTCAGTTTCTCTTATGGTTTGCCTTTGAGTCTAGAAGACATCGTTTCAGATGGTGAAGAGTGTGAGAGCCCCAACTCTATGCGTGAGATTATAATTGACTGA